AGTAGTAAGATAAGTAATTAGACTGTATAGAATAGTAAGAAAAACAATTAGATTGTACGGAGTAGTAAGAAAAGTAACTAAACTAACGGTGTATGTTCAGGTGTGGAATATGTGAGTTGGCTAGCTCCCGAATTATCTGTAGTTATAAATATGGGTGAGAGTATCAAGTGGGGTTTTAGTGAATGTACATGTTTCACCTGCTATGACTCATATGGTCATGAGCATTCGTGAATCTAGATGAGCATGAGTGTCTAATTCTTTGGTCATTTATGACAATGTCAAGCATCTAAGTCCCAAAGGGATGCGATGAGATGCTAGGCATCAGGTGTGTAGGATAGGTTGGATTGAACATCCACGTGGAAGTGCCACTTACTTATGGAGTACTTGTGATAGCCAATGACAAGTTTGAGTTGTGCACTTGTCGTTGCTATGATATTGACAACTTGTTTGGTTTACACCAATTACATGAGAAGTAATTTCACAAGGAACGTTACATTTCATGGGATTTTAACTTCTCTTGCTACTAATGGATCAGAGTTTGTTAGTGTATGTCATTAATTCGACTCGTGCTTTATATGTCTGATCCTATAGTACGTTAGAATTTCGCCTAGCAGTATCCAATACTATATTGATCCAACATATTTTAAACAATGTACTAGCTAAACATGCATTATAATCACTTTTGGCTTTTGGTTGCCAACATGTAGTTTGAATACTCTAAGATCAAATTCCAAAATTTCAGCCGTTCGTAGTAGGAATACTTGATCAAATCACTTTTCTTCATTACCATTTGTTATTTGGTACAATTCCAGAGTCTTCAACCTTCACCTGTAACAGTGCTTCTCTAACCTTCACCTGTAACAGTGCTTCTCTAACCGCACCACAAATTTAACAGTGCTTCTCTAACAGTGCTTCTCTAACCGCACCATAGTACAATTCAGTATTCATCATACAATAGTCATTTCTCCTGTACTGATGTACATCCTATAGCTAGCTACTCCGTATTCAACTTTCTGATTATGTTGCAGATATGAGTCACGGTTAACAGTAAACTGCAGAAATTCTTACAGAACAGAACGCCTTACATCAAAACCAAGGAAAGGAGACTTTCCAACTTCAACTGCTGATATTCTGTTTCTACAGGAAGAGATTAAAATATGGATTATCTCGCTTAATTCATACagaaaaaaagaaattgaataGAACAAAAAGTTGCCATTCAACAATCATAGCATTACAGCAAGAGACTGAACCCAATCACAGTTTTCTACAAATGAATGGGACGGGAAACAAGCCTGTGTTGGTCAGAATGTTTGCCAAAACACCTATGTAAGTATAACTAGCTAGTACCTACACTCATCATTTCGATTTTCGACATCATCTACCTCAGAAGCTGCGGGCTTATGAAATAAATAGCTACATAAAAAATTGGCTTTTATTGTTAGAGAGCACGACTTCTCGGCACCAAAATCAGATAAGCTGTTCTTAAGCTGCTCAAAGTCATAAATCCCTATCACCATCAGAGCTTTCCTCCCGCGAGCTCGTCAAAAATACCCTTGCAACTCCTTTTGTGCCCTCAATTAGCTCATAAAACAAAGCACGCGAAGAGAGACTTAAGAAAAGCTAATTACAAAGGTGCATTATGCAAGAACCGCTTCTCATAAAGTCCAATCAATTGATCAGCAACAGCCCACATGATAGCCTGGCCAGGTGGAATCCTCATGAGTCTCGGCAATAATCCCCTCCACAAAGCCCGTAGCCCTTCCTCAGCATGGATTGTTCGAATTGCATGAACCATGCCGGTGTACTTAACATCACCTCCAGACTTGCTTTGTGCCATCAGCCTTGTTTTCACGACATCAAATGGACCAGTACATATGGGACCTGCTGTCCCGGCAAGGAAACCTGAAATCATAGACTGCCATGGTTGGAGAACTGTTCCATCACCTTCTTGCTTTTTCCACAAGGCCTTGTCAAACATGAACTTGGCTGTGAACATGGCTGCTTGGTTAGTTCCATTGCGCATTACTGTTGGAGCTGCACCCGCCCACAGCCCCAATATTCCCTCTTCACCTATTATTGTACGTGCACAGTGTATGGGACCCTTGTATTTCAGAAGTTCAGGACTCAATCCTTTCTGCTGTTGTAACCTAATTTTCACCACCTATGGCAAAAAAGACAAATTTAATGTAGCAGCCACAGTTTGGAAATGCTAGATACTGATAATATTCAAACATAtgcaataaaaaaaaggaatttCCCTGCATCAAACATAAAATACACTTACAAAGTATCGATCTAGATACCAGTATCTGAGCTTTTTTTCAACTGTTCAAGAAAGCAAAATATCGAGCTACAAAAAAGTCTAAGTTGACCACTATCATTTCCTTAGAGATTTACAACTCGTGTTTCGCATACTCTTCAGTGTCTTTACCATCAAAATTCCTGGTCAATTTTTGTTTGTCAGCTCATATCTACTTCTTTCACAACTTCACAAGTCAACTTCTCATTTCTTCATTGTGATGACACTTTTTTTTTATCCATGGATGCCTCAAAATTCAAAAGCGAAAGCCTTCTTTTAGGCTTAGAAATTCTCAATCTGATGTTCATGCTACAACTAGTCACATACTGTGTATTACGCATGGGACATTGAGGGACTTCTAATTTAAATTGTAGAGCATCATCTTTTACTCAGCAGTGCAGATTGCTTAAATTCTATTATAGACAACTTTTAAGTACCATacctttccaaaaaaaaaaaaaaatatttaagtaCCAAAGGAACCTATTTTACTGAACCTTTATTCCCCAAGATGATATACTCCATAACTCTTTTAACTAAACTAGAGGAAGCAGGAATAGATTGTTTAGTTTGGCTGATATATAAGAGTGCTGAGTAACTACACGAAACTTTTCTACGTGATGTAAGCTAAAGAAAACAGTTGTAGTACAACAATAATAGCATCAGAGCCAcaaaaaattgaaggatgaaACTCACTGGAGTTATGTGAATTTTTGTGTTATTTAAATGACACCAGCATTTCCTTTGAAGGAAGATTCATAATTTTTCTCTTCTCTGCCATTTTTTACTCTAATGGAAGGATATGGCTGTTCCCCTGTTTATCATCTCCCAGCTATCCCTCCATTCTTCCCTTTCGAGTATGAATTATTCCCCTCTATGATTGGCTGCCCTTGTGATACAACAGGCTCTAAAGTGAAACTATATTTCAACAAGGATAAAGTTTTGCAGACACAATCTTGCAAAACATGACAGTGCAGCCATTTTACATTTTAATcaaacaaccaacaaaagtAGAAAAATCCAAGTTTCATAACAGTTGTCTATTCATAGCAAGCACATAGATCCATACCAAATGAAGATACCACATTATCATTCATACATCGCTAGTATGAACAAGTAAGAAAGTTGCATCAAGGACAAAATTTATACAGAGAATGTGTGACTATAATTGGCCATTTTCATACATGATTACAAATAAACCTTAGGTCGTTGACTTCTTTCTATGGGATTATCAAGGAGTAGTGCTGCAGGGTCGATTAATTTGGAGTGTTTCTTTTGTCAGCGAAAGAAAGAATAGATAAGTCTATGCTCCGTAGATCACCAGAAACACCTTTTAAGCTAGCAAGGATTAAAATCTACGGTGATATTTGGTTGCACTTTGGAAGTTATATTCCCATGTGTATTAATTTCCTAGGAATTGAGTACTCTTGTTTGGTTAAGCATAGGAACTTAGAATTCCCGTGGGAAGTTCTACTTACCTAGGGGGGAGACTAGGTAAGCAACTTCCCCCATTTTTGGGGAAGTAGAATTTCCTAGGAAGTGAAACTTCCTATgctcatgtcaaccaaacaacctcTTTGCTCTTCACTTCCTAGGAAATGAAACTTCCCATGCATTAGAATGTCAACCAACTAGCCCTACATATCTATAACTTGCCACCTCATACCAGTATACTCAACTGCAAATTTCTATATGATGCTCTATTAGATAACCAAGATGTCAGTATATCCACAAGAATAACAGTTGACACTATCCAAAGTCCCAAACACCCACAAACCTACACACCAAGTCTTACACAGTTGTCACAAACAACAGCGGCTAATCTTTAGAGACCTTGTCTCCATCCCTATTCATGTAAATTGCAGGAAAATATCAACCAAAGATGCGTAGGCTGAATTCACAACGAGGTGTATGACCTACGAGTACTATCGACTTCTAGTGCTTTATAATGGAGTCACTGATTCACTACTCTTTCACTTTGGATGACAGGGAAATATTAGAATTACTAATATACTGcctgcacttttttttttttaatatcgtGAAGAAGAGGTTGGTCAATTGCAAACAGCCTCCCTGCTACCACAAAGGTAATCCAACCCCTCCACACCCTGCCAAATAGGAATCTCTTAAGAAGTATTGACTTAATGTTGTGTAGCTGTGATTAGCTGGTTACTGCGTCAAATTCCAACCAACTCTAGACTAGACAGTGAAAAATACAACTATAGACTTAGAGTCTGAAAGAAAAGGTTGAGGTGATCCAAAACGTCTTTCTTTTCTGGAGTCCAGAAAACCAAACAAAAAATACGAATAGTTCctcaaaataataaaagaagtaAACAGCTACAGACAAGGTGGAAAAAATAACAGGAGTATACGTATACCAGCAATTTAATAACAGCCCAGATACACCTCCACAAAGAGCTTCCTTTTATAAGGAAACCAAAGATATGGGACATACAGTTTAATAATAAGGTGACATGTGTGTCTCAAACTATAAGATGATGCGATTTGACAGTGTTGGTAAACCCGGAAACAGCTATGTGAATAGGCACAGTCACACACAGACTAACCCTTCACTAAAGAACATACAACTCTGAAGCATGATTATGCTTATCTTCcgaaataaaagaatattaAGCTAATTTTATTTTCCTCTGACGTGTATACTCACAACATAAACTCTTTTTTTTACATCATTCTTATTCACTAGAAATGCTATGCCCTTGAGGCTAAATAACATATCAAAATTATTTCCCCCTCTGTCCTTGAATTTTATTCCCACAAACATAACTAATGCGGCAGAAACGAATTGGCACATGTGGTTCAGTTTCAATGGACCTATTTGACAAATTGGCAGTGTGCATAAACCTGGCAACAACAGCTTCTAAAAGATATATACAATTCAAAACCCTAAGAATATTGTATCCTTGCTAACAAAGCTCATGACAAACTGACTTTATTATAATCTCATCGATGCACAAACACAAAACAGTTTCCTGGTTCTAAACCTTTGCTCACTAGAACAGTATAGATCACATATGTCTTTAAGCAAATGTAAACACCAAATGCAATATGATTTTCCATGTACAATTCACAGCCACGCAGCTTGGCCCAATAAGTAGGTGGACATTTAAGATTTTGGGATTGTGTTGGTGCCATCTTACTGATTTCCTCGCGCCCTGGGTGAGGATGTAGCTATGTGATGTTAAATTGTCTAAGGAATAATCCCAAAGGTCGCAACACATCTTTGGATTAGAAATTGTACCAATAACAAATACCTGAATTCAGATATCTTTGGCACTTATGAAGTTCTACCCCCTAGTCCCCACCTCAGTAGTTTAAATCCCAAAATCCAATCCAACCACAAGGAAAACATGACACTTAATTGCAACTGGAAAATTTAATATTGATACTTAAGAAAAAGTTCCAAGTTTTTTTTGAAGGAATAAGGAAAAGGTCACTAATCGTACCAGACGTAGAAAGCCTCAGTAGTCAATACTCAACCAAAATTCAACCATCAAAGTATATTACTAATAAATTAAATCAAAGCACCCATTAGAAAAAGAAACCACCGGATCAACTTCAATCCCTAAAAAGTAAAAACTAATTAACTAGTGTGTTAAGTTCCCCCAAAATTCATCCCAATTGAGTAAAACGTTTATAACTGTTACGAACCTGAGATTTCTCACCTCCAAGGGATCGACAAACATGAAGCAAACCTAACCAAAAAGAGATATAATTCTCCACCAACAACCAAACCAAAATGCAATAAATCAAAACCTACCCCTCTTAAAAAAACCTACAATAACAACCATTAGTTTGGATTCGGCGTAGTAGAACGGGCATTCCTACAGGACCTACAAAACAACCCATTTGCAAAACCAACCACAAATTCAAAATGGGAAATTCCCTCacaatcaaaatccaaaacactaAAACAGTCAAAGTTCAATATCCACTAACCAAATTCATCAATCTCCAAAGAACTAAATTATAATCTCGTTTATATCATTTTCGTTTGAGGCC
This Spinacia oleracea cultivar Varoflay chromosome 6, BTI_SOV_V1, whole genome shotgun sequence DNA region includes the following protein-coding sequences:
- the LOC110794883 gene encoding mitochondrial succinate-fumarate transporter 1, which gives rise to MAEPQNNSNNSNQITAKVTVPPYMKAISGSVGGIVEASCLQPIDVIKTRLQLDRAGNYKGILHCGTTVANSEGVRALWKGLTPFATHLTLKYALRMGTNAVLQSALRDSETGKISHQARLFSGFGAGVLEALVIVTPFEVVKIRLQQQKGLSPELLKYKGPIHCARTIIGEEGILGLWAGAAPTVMRNGTNQAAMFTAKFMFDKALWKKQEGDGTVLQPWQSMISGFLAGTAGPICTGPFDVVKTRLMAQSKSGGDVKYTGMVHAIRTIHAEEGLRALWRGLLPRLMRIPPGQAIMWAVADQLIGLYEKRFLHNAPL